A stretch of the Asticcacaulis sp. ZE23SCel15 genome encodes the following:
- the tsaD gene encoding tRNA (adenosine(37)-N6)-threonylcarbamoyltransferase complex transferase subunit TsaD has protein sequence MTLAISDPSQKPAPDDDLCVLGVESSCDETAVSVVRKRGGQVEVLSSVIHSQIAAHAVYGGVVPEIAARSHVETIDDLCRRALSEAKTKGFDEGELDAVAATAGPGLIGGVMVGLSFAKGFALARGLPLIGVNHLEGHALSPLLAEPVAFPYLLLLVSGGHCQLLNVRGVGDYERLGTTIDDAAGEAFDKIAKVLGLGYPGGPALERCAADGDATRFVLPRALLGRKDCDFSFSGLKTAAAKVATDQVKTPQDRADLCASVQAAIARQLFERSERAMTAFDRGDTKPAFVVAGGVAANKTVRAELTKLADKHGFRFVAPPMAYCTDNAAMIALAGLERFSLMDADERADMMGSMATVARPRWPLDEAAAQASPVHKLSGRKGAKA, from the coding sequence ATGACCTTAGCAATCTCCGATCCATCGCAAAAGCCCGCACCGGACGATGACCTGTGCGTGCTGGGGGTGGAATCAAGCTGCGACGAAACCGCCGTGTCTGTGGTGCGCAAACGGGGCGGGCAGGTCGAGGTCTTGTCGTCGGTCATCCATTCCCAGATCGCCGCCCATGCGGTTTATGGCGGGGTCGTGCCGGAAATCGCGGCGCGGTCTCATGTGGAAACCATCGACGACCTGTGCCGACGGGCGCTGAGTGAGGCCAAAACCAAAGGCTTTGATGAGGGCGAACTCGATGCAGTCGCCGCCACGGCTGGTCCCGGTCTGATCGGCGGGGTGATGGTCGGGTTATCCTTCGCCAAGGGCTTTGCGCTGGCGCGTGGGCTGCCGCTGATCGGGGTCAATCACCTCGAAGGCCATGCCCTGTCGCCGCTTTTGGCCGAGCCGGTGGCGTTTCCCTATCTGCTGCTGCTGGTTTCCGGCGGCCATTGTCAGTTGCTCAACGTGCGCGGCGTCGGGGATTATGAGCGGCTGGGCACCACTATCGACGACGCGGCGGGCGAAGCGTTCGATAAGATCGCTAAGGTGTTAGGGCTGGGCTATCCCGGCGGGCCAGCCCTTGAGCGATGCGCGGCGGATGGCGATGCCACGCGGTTTGTTTTGCCGCGCGCGCTATTGGGGCGCAAAGACTGCGATTTCTCATTTTCGGGCCTGAAAACCGCCGCCGCCAAGGTTGCCACCGATCAGGTCAAGACCCCGCAGGATCGCGCCGATCTGTGTGCTTCGGTGCAGGCGGCGATTGCCCGGCAACTGTTTGAGCGCTCGGAACGGGCCATGACGGCGTTTGATCGCGGAGACACCAAACCGGCCTTTGTCGTGGCAGGCGGGGTGGCCGCCAACAAAACCGTGCGCGCCGAACTCACTAAACTTGCGGATAAGCATGGTTTTCGGTTCGTCGCCCCGCCGATGGCCTATTGCACCGACAACGCGGCTATGATTGCCTTGGCCGGACTGGAACGGTTCAGCCTGATGGATGCGGATGAACGTGCTGACATGATGGGATCAATGGCGACGGTGGCGCGGCCGCGCTGGCCGCTGGATGAAGCGGCAGCGCAGGCATCACCCGTCCATAAACTGAGCGGTCGCAAGGGAGCGAAGGCGTGA
- the hemC gene encoding hydroxymethylbilane synthase has translation MIRLKIGTRGSKLATTQCGWVQRQIVAALGEDVARADDIAPLVIISTQGDRIQDRRLIEAGGKQLFTKEIEDALLRGDIDVAVHSLKDMPANEVEGLSIAVFPVREDPRDAFISLNYQSLMDMPAGAKLGTASLRRQAQALNVRPDIEVVMLRGNVDTRLKKLEAGDCDAILLAAAGLNRLSLSHHIKSYIDPDQFASAPGQGALAVQCRTADIDQDWIRKLHHVPTHICISAERGALEALEASCRTAVGAYAKLSDDHTLTLFTEALSADGTTRWQRRAKLANPTVESARTLGIRLGHEIRDEAGDDLIQYLG, from the coding sequence ATGATACGACTGAAAATCGGCACCCGCGGCTCCAAACTGGCCACCACCCAATGCGGTTGGGTGCAGCGTCAGATTGTCGCGGCTTTAGGCGAAGATGTGGCCCGCGCCGATGACATTGCCCCGCTTGTCATCATTTCGACCCAGGGCGACCGCATTCAGGATCGCCGCCTGATCGAAGCCGGTGGCAAGCAATTGTTCACCAAGGAAATTGAGGATGCCCTGCTGCGCGGCGATATCGATGTCGCCGTCCATTCGCTCAAAGACATGCCGGCCAATGAGGTCGAGGGCTTAAGCATTGCCGTGTTTCCGGTGCGCGAAGACCCGCGCGACGCCTTTATCAGCCTGAACTATCAAAGCCTTATGGATATGCCTGCTGGTGCGAAACTCGGCACCGCCAGCTTGCGCCGTCAGGCTCAGGCGCTAAACGTGCGGCCCGACATTGAGGTCGTCATGTTGCGCGGCAATGTCGATACGCGGCTGAAAAAACTTGAGGCCGGTGACTGTGACGCGATTTTACTAGCCGCAGCTGGGCTTAATCGTCTCAGCCTGTCGCACCACATCAAATCCTATATCGATCCCGATCAGTTCGCCTCAGCCCCCGGTCAGGGCGCCTTGGCGGTGCAGTGCCGCACCGCCGATATCGATCAGGACTGGATCAGAAAACTGCACCATGTGCCGACCCATATCTGCATTTCGGCCGAGCGCGGGGCGCTTGAAGCGCTGGAAGCCTCGTGCCGCACCGCCGTGGGCGCCTATGCCAAACTTAGCGATGATCACACCCTGACCCTGTTCACAGAGGCGCTGAGCGCCGATGGCACAACCCGCTGGCAACGACGAGCCAAACTGGCCAACCCAACGGTCGAGAGTGCACGCACGCTGGGCATCCGATTGGGGCACGAAATCCGCGATGAGGCGGGCGATGACCTCATTCAGTATCTGGGTTAG
- a CDS encoding uroporphyrinogen-III synthase: MKVWVTRTANRAHKTAAAVEALGFETLIDPVLKVERLPAQSLKGGFGAIAFTSRSAVEIFAKTYPLRTVSTFCVGDATAEAAHEHGFARVLSAAGDGRALFDLIRQHRPQAVIVCAPETPAAPLAEWLTADGIRAHELALYRTVTICPDTALNAIEDIDIILLHSPRAARFIGEMLRTKMSPETVKRLSFIAISKACAEALIAGLNEPETASGEAERENVSEISPKVLISQFPDEASMLMLLSNIPR; encoded by the coding sequence ATGAAGGTGTGGGTCACGCGGACGGCCAACCGAGCCCATAAGACCGCCGCCGCGGTTGAGGCGCTGGGGTTTGAGACCCTGATTGATCCGGTGCTAAAAGTTGAGCGCCTGCCCGCTCAGTCGCTTAAGGGTGGGTTTGGCGCCATTGCCTTCACCAGCCGCAGCGCGGTTGAGATATTCGCCAAGACCTATCCTTTACGCACTGTGTCGACGTTTTGCGTCGGTGATGCCACCGCTGAGGCCGCCCACGAGCATGGCTTTGCCAGGGTCTTGAGTGCGGCGGGTGATGGACGGGCCCTGTTCGATCTGATCCGCCAACACAGGCCGCAGGCCGTGATCGTCTGCGCCCCGGAAACACCTGCGGCCCCTCTGGCCGAATGGCTGACCGCTGACGGCATAAGGGCGCACGAATTAGCGCTCTATCGCACAGTCACGATCTGCCCGGATACCGCCCTTAACGCCATAGAGGATATAGATATCATCCTGCTGCATTCGCCCCGAGCGGCACGGTTTATCGGCGAAATGCTGCGCACAAAAATGAGCCCTGAGACCGTAAAACGCCTGTCGTTTATAGCTATTTCCAAAGCCTGCGCTGAGGCGTTGATCGCTGGCCTTAACGAACCGGAAACCGCCTCTGGTGAGGCCGAACGCGAAAATGTGTCTGAAATTTCACCTAAAGTGCTGATTTCGCAGTTCCCAGACGAAGCCTCTATGCTTATGCTCCTGAGCAATATCCCGCGTTAG
- a CDS encoding COG4223 family protein: MTDPDTIPVDTLPPSGPDAANQNSRAVLKEKWARTPLMIAIAIPLLFIVAAFVFMGLGIFKDVGGKSAPATDVQTQAAIAELRAQVQALKAPVPAANPTTTQTTTPSPLDAPAAPVYSDPSALARLSQRIDELEARQREVTSAAAAVEAATALQLAARSAQPFSAQLTAAERTLTDPAPLAALRPHADKGVMSEAALAIEFPAYAAKAHATVKAPEDRNTIWTGVLDTLGSIISIRPLNRVEGSDVDATLRRAELQLNQGDLSGAMTHIDALPTPAQRALGLWLDQARARLLIDATTRRISESALKQLSATAPQTSAAAIPGGTL; the protein is encoded by the coding sequence ATGACTGACCCGGATACAATACCTGTTGATACCCTGCCGCCTTCAGGGCCTGATGCAGCCAACCAGAACAGCCGCGCCGTCCTGAAAGAAAAATGGGCGCGCACGCCGCTGATGATCGCCATCGCCATACCGCTGCTGTTTATTGTGGCAGCCTTTGTGTTCATGGGGCTGGGCATATTCAAGGATGTGGGGGGCAAATCCGCCCCCGCGACCGATGTGCAAACTCAGGCGGCCATTGCCGAATTGCGTGCCCAGGTTCAGGCGCTCAAAGCGCCCGTGCCTGCGGCCAACCCCACAACCACCCAGACGACCACGCCATCGCCCCTCGACGCGCCCGCCGCCCCGGTCTATAGCGACCCCTCAGCTTTGGCGCGTTTGTCGCAGCGCATTGATGAACTCGAAGCCCGCCAGCGGGAGGTGACCTCTGCCGCCGCCGCCGTTGAGGCCGCCACCGCCCTGCAACTGGCCGCCCGCAGCGCCCAGCCGTTTTCCGCCCAATTGACGGCGGCTGAGCGTACCCTGACGGACCCGGCACCACTGGCCGCCTTGCGCCCCCATGCCGACAAGGGTGTCATGTCCGAAGCGGCGCTGGCCATCGAATTCCCGGCCTATGCCGCCAAGGCCCACGCCACGGTCAAGGCCCCCGAAGACCGCAACACCATCTGGACCGGCGTGCTCGATACGCTCGGCTCGATCATCTCCATCCGCCCCCTCAACCGCGTCGAAGGCAGCGATGTCGATGCCACCCTGCGCCGCGCCGAACTGCAACTCAATCAGGGCGACCTGAGCGGTGCCATGACCCACATCGACGCCCTGCCTACCCCGGCCCAGCGCGCGCTTGGCCTCTGGCTGGATCAGGCCCGCGCCCGCCTGTTGATTGATGCGACCACCCGCCGGATCAGCGAGTCCGCCCTTAAGCAATTGTCCGCGACCGCGCCGCAAACCTCAGCAGCCGCAATCCCCGGAGGCACCCTGTGA
- a CDS encoding heme biosynthesis protein HemY, with amino-acid sequence MIRTFLILLAITVLVTLGIGAAGEAGTASLIWMGYRVDTSATAAIILIGFLALTAVCFWNLALWLSRSPQRQARAKAETRRRQADDTLSKGFVAIAAGDGAEARRHAVKAIDLSDNVPLVRVLGALAAETAQDDVATKAAYSAMQSVPELKLAGLKGLMTLAQKQGDRIEAIRLAEEAYSQTKPAMWAFRTLFEARLTAGEWAEALDLIEGALGRKLISPIYAERARASLMAASAARMETAADNATREQALDYAVRAAKLQPQFAPAAIMAGRLLAAHNKLGRAEDVLEAAYAAQPHPAIWLAYRDLVNDETPRDRARRLQGLVDRNPAHRESRLLNLERALMTHTKADIRTAMAALEPDLAEEVVTRRVCGLMAKACLGLQDMDGARNWVAKASLVKAEPDWSDLDPEGKAFAYSPADWAQLVLSYAEKGTLVHPRFERDERTLSELPDLVSRYMPSMPFVKAAQKAATFVPLPDDPGIYDDALRGDDAEAPPVPAPKPRAKRATTKTK; translated from the coding sequence GTGATCAGAACTTTTCTCATTCTTCTGGCCATTACGGTTCTGGTGACTCTGGGGATTGGGGCGGCTGGCGAAGCCGGCACCGCCAGCCTGATCTGGATGGGCTACCGCGTCGATACGTCCGCGACCGCCGCCATTATCCTGATCGGTTTTCTGGCCCTGACCGCTGTTTGCTTCTGGAATCTGGCCCTGTGGCTGTCGCGCTCCCCGCAGCGTCAGGCCCGTGCAAAAGCTGAAACTCGCCGCCGTCAGGCTGATGATACCTTAAGCAAGGGCTTTGTCGCTATTGCCGCCGGTGACGGTGCCGAAGCCCGCCGCCATGCCGTCAAGGCCATCGACCTGAGCGACAATGTCCCTCTGGTGCGGGTCTTAGGGGCGCTGGCCGCCGAAACCGCTCAGGACGATGTCGCCACCAAGGCAGCCTATTCGGCCATGCAGAGCGTGCCGGAACTGAAACTGGCAGGCCTCAAAGGCCTGATGACCTTGGCGCAAAAGCAGGGTGACCGGATTGAGGCCATTCGTCTGGCCGAAGAGGCCTACAGCCAGACCAAACCCGCCATGTGGGCCTTCCGCACCCTGTTTGAAGCCCGCCTGACCGCCGGGGAATGGGCCGAAGCGCTTGACCTGATCGAAGGCGCTCTGGGCCGCAAGCTGATCTCACCGATCTATGCCGAACGGGCGCGGGCCTCACTGATGGCCGCGTCGGCGGCCCGCATGGAAACGGCGGCGGATAACGCCACACGCGAGCAGGCGCTTGATTACGCCGTGCGCGCTGCCAAGCTCCAGCCGCAGTTCGCTCCCGCCGCCATCATGGCGGGTCGTCTGCTGGCCGCCCACAATAAGCTGGGCCGGGCCGAAGATGTGCTTGAGGCCGCCTATGCCGCTCAGCCCCATCCGGCGATCTGGCTGGCTTACCGCGATCTGGTCAATGATGAAACCCCGCGCGACCGGGCCCGCCGCCTGCAAGGGCTGGTCGACCGCAATCCGGCCCACCGTGAAAGCCGCCTGCTTAACTTAGAGCGCGCGTTGATGACCCACACCAAGGCCGATATCCGCACGGCCATGGCAGCCTTAGAACCCGATCTGGCCGAAGAGGTGGTGACCCGGCGGGTGTGCGGCCTGATGGCCAAGGCCTGCCTGGGGCTTCAGGACATGGACGGGGCCCGCAACTGGGTCGCCAAGGCGTCACTGGTTAAGGCCGAGCCGGACTGGTCCGACCTTGATCCGGAGGGTAAGGCCTTTGCATATTCGCCCGCCGACTGGGCGCAACTGGTGTTAAGCTATGCTGAAAAAGGCACGCTGGTGCACCCACGGTTTGAGCGTGATGAGCGCACCCTGTCGGAACTGCCCGATCTGGTGTCGCGCTACATGCCGTCCATGCCGTTCGTTAAGGCGGCGCAAAAGGCGGCGACCTTTGTGCCCCTGCCGGATGACCCGGGCATCTATGACGATGCTCTGCGCGGCGACGATGCGGAGGCCCCGCCGGTCCCGGCCCCAAAACCTCGGGCGAAACGGGCAACTACCAAAACCAAATAA
- a CDS encoding glycerophosphodiester phosphodiesterase family protein gives MSLAHTRAIGLVAALFVAAPAMAGETPVEVGVRPLYLIDKMVDGPLKDALKACIGKPVHRTLFSIGHRGAPLMFPEHTVESNRAAAWQGAGILECDVTFTKDKELVCRHAQNDLHTTTNIVTTDLGKKCTQPFVPASGTKSAQAECRTSDITLAEFRQLTPKMDGANVSAVTAKNYLDGTPNWRTDLYAAEPAKTMTHKEFYRTVPCTGGQIHTGA, from the coding sequence ATGTCCCTCGCCCACACCCGCGCGATCGGTCTGGTGGCCGCCCTGTTTGTGGCCGCACCCGCTATGGCAGGGGAAACCCCGGTTGAGGTCGGTGTGCGTCCGCTCTATCTGATCGATAAGATGGTCGACGGCCCGCTCAAGGACGCGCTCAAAGCCTGTATTGGCAAGCCTGTGCATCGCACCCTGTTCTCGATCGGACACCGCGGGGCACCGCTCATGTTCCCGGAACACACGGTCGAATCGAACCGTGCCGCCGCCTGGCAAGGCGCCGGTATCCTTGAGTGCGATGTCACGTTCACGAAGGATAAGGAACTGGTTTGCCGTCATGCCCAGAATGATCTGCACACCACGACCAACATTGTGACCACGGATCTGGGGAAGAAATGCACTCAGCCGTTTGTGCCTGCCTCCGGCACCAAATCGGCTCAGGCCGAATGCCGGACCTCAGACATAACGCTGGCGGAATTTCGTCAACTGACGCCCAAGATGGACGGCGCAAATGTGAGCGCCGTCACCGCCAAAAATTACCTGGACGGCACCCCGAATTGGCGCACCGACCTCTATGCGGCTGAACCCGCCAAGACGATGACGCATAAAGAGTTCTATCGAACTGTTCCGTGCACTGGGGGCCAAATTCACACCGGAGCTTAA
- a CDS encoding amidohydrolase has translation MAMVMVSGHAWAKPPKPADLILTNGKIYTANASDAVTEAMAITDGRIVYVGNPTDAKAFAGKTTRTIDLKGRFVMPGLIDGHMHPQSGGLRTLGCNLNYERLTQAAFLARIQACLDAETTAKPDQWLTVINWFQQDMIPTGYAPTRYDLDGLNTRRPVMVRSSFGHSILVNSRALEVANITRATADPKDGKIVRDDKGEATGLLEEGAQGLVRALIPPPDAATNLKAAQIALKIMNAQGITSFLDVYTDPETLTAYTAIYKARALTARAAFGVLIDSVEGYDVAKAVDEVLRQKKQYEQAAFGSAPGLRIHTAKLFLDGVIAAPAFTGVMVEPYFVNSGTADKPMWRPGDHRGPAPYFTAAQLETTLSKLTAASIDAHMHADGDGAVRQALDAIDAVRKELPQADMRPAIAHAEIVDPADFARFKALNALPVLSFQWQKPAADTVEALRDYMGPYRHAIVEPAGLLEIYGAKIVYGSDWPVDALNPWFALKVGLTRTASPADAAKYPGRLGIDPGLSLTTALKAMTINAAYSLRAETTTGSLEVGKFADLIVLDRDLFAIAPDDIAATKVLMTMVGGKVVYAADK, from the coding sequence ATGGCTATGGTGATGGTCAGCGGTCACGCCTGGGCCAAGCCGCCCAAGCCTGCGGATCTGATCCTCACCAACGGCAAAATCTATACGGCCAATGCCAGCGATGCCGTCACTGAGGCCATGGCCATTACCGATGGCCGGATTGTATATGTCGGCAATCCCACGGACGCCAAAGCGTTTGCGGGTAAGACCACCCGCACCATCGACCTGAAGGGGCGCTTTGTCATGCCGGGCCTGATCGACGGGCATATGCACCCGCAGTCGGGGGGGCTGCGCACGCTGGGGTGCAACCTTAACTATGAGCGCCTGACGCAGGCCGCATTTCTGGCGCGGATACAGGCCTGTCTCGATGCTGAAACCACAGCCAAACCCGATCAGTGGCTGACGGTGATCAACTGGTTTCAGCAGGACATGATCCCGACCGGCTATGCGCCGACCCGGTACGATCTGGATGGCTTAAATACCCGAAGGCCGGTGATGGTGCGCTCATCGTTCGGTCATTCTATTCTGGTCAATTCGCGCGCGTTAGAGGTCGCAAACATCACCCGCGCCACCGCCGATCCCAAGGACGGCAAGATTGTCCGCGACGATAAGGGTGAGGCGACCGGCCTGCTGGAGGAGGGCGCGCAAGGATTGGTGCGCGCGCTGATCCCGCCGCCGGATGCCGCCACCAACCTTAAGGCCGCGCAGATTGCGCTTAAAATTATGAACGCACAGGGGATCACCAGCTTTCTGGATGTCTATACCGATCCGGAGACACTCACGGCCTATACGGCGATTTATAAGGCACGGGCACTGACCGCGCGGGCCGCCTTTGGGGTGCTAATCGATTCAGTCGAAGGCTATGATGTCGCTAAGGCCGTGGATGAGGTCCTGCGCCAGAAAAAACAGTATGAACAGGCAGCCTTTGGTTCGGCACCCGGCCTGCGCATCCACACCGCCAAGCTGTTTCTGGATGGGGTGATCGCCGCCCCCGCTTTTACCGGCGTGATGGTTGAGCCCTATTTCGTCAATAGCGGCACGGCGGATAAGCCCATGTGGCGCCCCGGCGATCACCGCGGGCCTGCGCCTTATTTCACCGCCGCACAGTTGGAAACCACCTTGTCGAAACTGACGGCAGCCAGCATAGATGCCCACATGCATGCCGATGGTGACGGGGCGGTCAGGCAGGCGCTGGATGCCATAGACGCGGTGCGCAAAGAACTTCCGCAGGCCGATATGCGCCCCGCCATCGCCCATGCTGAGATCGTTGATCCCGCCGATTTTGCGCGTTTCAAAGCGCTTAACGCCCTGCCAGTTTTGTCGTTCCAGTGGCAAAAGCCCGCCGCAGACACCGTCGAAGCCCTGCGCGACTATATGGGCCCTTACCGACACGCCATTGTCGAACCGGCGGGCCTGCTGGAGATTTATGGCGCCAAAATCGTCTACGGCAGCGACTGGCCCGTCGATGCGCTCAATCCGTGGTTTGCCCTCAAAGTCGGACTGACCCGTACCGCCAGCCCCGCCGATGCCGCCAAATATCCCGGTCGCTTAGGGATCGATCCGGGCCTGAGCCTGACGACCGCGCTAAAGGCCATGACCATAAATGCCGCCTACAGCCTGCGGGCCGAGACCACCACCGGATCGCTGGAGGTCGGGAAATTCGCCGACCTGATCGTGCTGGATCGCGACCTGTTTGCCATCGCCCCTGACGATATCGCGGCCACCAAAGTGCTGATGACCATGGTCGGCGGCAAGGTGGTTTATGCGGCTGACAAATAA
- a CDS encoding TonB-dependent siderophore receptor gives MAIKNFRRFRTSVKFGLLAGCSLISLSAVAQEAAPAADEEITTVTVLGSNIPRTQKEGPAPVTVIDAEAIRAGGYANVPDLLRTVTQNGGETQSQQSGNAADFSPGAQQVNLRGLGPNHTLVMINGRRIADYPMPYNGESNFTDVSNIPLGMIERVEILAGSASAIYGSDAIAGVVNFKLKKKVDGTTVDYRYGWTEDGGGKSNRLNLSTGYSKDKFSAVFGGEYAKQDPVYGYERARQDSTTDAPDAAYQMPNYNWLRTDDYDDSINPTAAQCNLTAATNEGTTVRAYDDYYNYYGDGGYYCGSDRSIGYRTIVSDRESFNGYAALSYQLTDRIELFTDIQFGISELKLLKRPLSWSYQDATGDDTGLFYNSFDDRYDNWYRIFTPEEMGGLQNAMRKVDSKTLTVTPGVRGSFGTDWNYEVALNASIYQSEISFPMVVVDAANALYLGAQQGTDADGYAIFNADPTRYYTPLTPAEFKSITATSLYKPKAWTSELTARINKTELFSLPAGPVGFAAVAEYGRQGYNLNPDPKALTPYYFSWVDSDGKGGRTHYALGGEISAPLLENLQLGLAARYDNYSFAGSEFGETTYNAGLEYRPLKTLLIRAAYGTGFRAPDLHYVYSGPGFVEGRVPDYYTCFSDDPTTDPSDCDTTRVSVRRDGNRDLKPETSKSFNTGIVWAPSSMFDISLDYFKVEMSNQVEDLDTEGVVRNEAECRLGQQDITSPTCQDAIARVVRYTTGAQAGDIRTLLINPINVANEETDGIDVAVRVKFDTPIGKLSMSGSHTHTFVHDYQRFDGDDYLNKFAADSSYYIPRDKSSLSTSLATGAWKFTVDGTWLGKLPNYDEDAYVKGYYLWNGSVQYDINDQAKVSLAITNLFDEQPIRDATWTGYPFYNANWYDGIGRSGFLQLTYKFK, from the coding sequence ATGGCAATTAAAAACTTCAGACGGTTCAGAACTTCGGTAAAATTTGGCCTGTTGGCGGGTTGCAGCCTGATCAGCCTGAGCGCCGTGGCGCAGGAGGCTGCACCGGCTGCGGATGAGGAAATCACCACGGTGACGGTGCTGGGTTCCAACATTCCGCGCACCCAAAAAGAAGGCCCCGCGCCGGTTACCGTGATTGATGCTGAGGCCATTCGCGCCGGTGGCTATGCCAATGTCCCTGACCTGTTGCGCACGGTAACGCAAAACGGTGGCGAAACCCAATCTCAGCAAAGCGGTAATGCGGCCGATTTCTCCCCCGGTGCGCAGCAGGTCAATCTGCGCGGCCTCGGCCCCAATCATACTCTGGTGATGATCAACGGCCGCCGTATTGCCGACTATCCCATGCCCTATAACGGGGAATCGAATTTCACCGATGTGTCCAATATTCCGCTGGGCATGATCGAACGGGTCGAAATCCTGGCCGGATCGGCCTCGGCTATCTACGGCTCGGATGCCATTGCCGGGGTGGTCAATTTCAAACTCAAGAAAAAGGTCGATGGCACAACGGTCGATTACCGCTACGGCTGGACCGAGGACGGCGGCGGCAAATCGAACCGCCTGAACCTGTCGACGGGCTATTCTAAGGATAAGTTCTCAGCCGTGTTCGGCGGGGAATATGCCAAGCAGGACCCGGTCTATGGCTATGAGCGCGCGCGTCAGGACTCCACCACCGATGCGCCGGATGCCGCCTATCAAATGCCGAATTACAACTGGCTGCGCACTGACGACTATGACGATTCCATCAACCCGACAGCCGCCCAGTGTAATCTGACCGCAGCCACCAACGAAGGCACGACGGTTCGGGCCTATGACGACTATTACAACTATTATGGCGACGGTGGTTACTACTGCGGATCGGATCGTTCGATCGGGTACCGCACTATCGTTTCTGACCGCGAAAGCTTCAACGGCTATGCGGCGCTCAGCTATCAGCTTACCGACCGGATTGAATTGTTCACTGACATTCAGTTTGGCATTTCGGAACTGAAGCTGCTTAAGCGGCCTTTGTCCTGGTCGTACCAAGATGCGACCGGCGATGACACCGGCCTATTCTACAACAGCTTCGATGATCGCTATGACAACTGGTACCGCATCTTCACGCCTGAAGAAATGGGCGGGCTGCAAAACGCTATGCGTAAGGTCGATTCCAAGACCCTGACTGTAACACCGGGCGTGCGCGGATCGTTCGGCACCGACTGGAACTATGAAGTGGCACTCAACGCCTCAATCTATCAGTCGGAAATCAGCTTCCCGATGGTGGTCGTCGATGCCGCCAATGCGCTCTATCTGGGCGCCCAGCAAGGCACAGACGCGGACGGCTACGCCATCTTTAATGCCGACCCGACCCGTTATTACACCCCGCTGACGCCTGCGGAATTCAAGTCGATCACCGCCACCAGCCTTTATAAGCCCAAGGCCTGGACCAGCGAACTGACCGCCCGCATCAACAAGACCGAACTGTTCAGCCTGCCCGCCGGTCCGGTCGGCTTTGCCGCGGTCGCCGAATATGGCCGTCAGGGTTATAATCTCAATCCTGACCCCAAGGCCCTGACGCCCTATTATTTTAGCTGGGTGGATTCAGACGGTAAGGGCGGACGCACCCACTATGCGTTGGGTGGTGAAATTTCGGCACCCCTGCTGGAAAATCTGCAACTGGGTCTGGCGGCACGCTATGATAACTATAGCTTTGCCGGCAGCGAGTTTGGCGAAACCACCTATAATGCCGGGCTGGAATACCGTCCGCTTAAGACGCTGCTTATCCGGGCCGCCTATGGCACCGGCTTCCGCGCGCCCGACCTGCACTATGTCTATTCCGGCCCCGGTTTTGTCGAAGGGCGCGTGCCGGATTATTACACCTGCTTCAGCGATGATCCGACCACCGATCCGTCAGACTGCGACACCACGCGTGTTTCGGTGCGCCGCGACGGTAACCGGGACCTGAAACCGGAAACCTCGAAGTCGTTCAATACCGGCATCGTCTGGGCGCCGTCGTCAATGTTCGATATCTCGCTCGACTACTTTAAGGTCGAGATGTCCAACCAGGTCGAAGACCTCGATACCGAAGGCGTGGTCCGCAACGAAGCCGAATGTCGCCTGGGTCAGCAAGATATCACCTCACCGACCTGTCAGGACGCCATCGCCCGCGTTGTGCGCTATACAACCGGGGCTCAGGCGGGCGATATTCGCACCCTGCTGATTAACCCGATCAATGTCGCCAACGAAGAAACCGACGGTATCGACGTAGCTGTACGGGTCAAGTTCGACACCCCGATCGGTAAGCTGTCGATGTCCGGCAGCCACACCCATACCTTCGTTCATGACTATCAGCGTTTCGACGGCGATGACTATCTGAATAAGTTCGCGGCCGATTCCAGCTATTATATCCCGCGCGATAAGTCGTCCCTGTCGACCTCTCTAGCCACAGGCGCATGGAAATTCACAGTCGACGGTACATGGCTGGGCAAACTGCCGAACTATGACGAAGACGCCTATGTGAAGGGCTATTACCTGTGGAACGGTTCGGTGCAGTACGACATCAATGATCAGGCCAAGGTGTCACTGGCGATCACCAACCTGTTTGATGAACAGCCAATCCGCGATGCGACCTGGACCGGATATCCTTTCTATAATGCCAACTGGTACGATGGCATTGGCCGGTCAGGCTTCCTGCAACTGACCTATAAGTTCAAGTAA